A genomic segment from Pseudomonas sessilinigenes encodes:
- a CDS encoding MFS transporter yields the protein MPTPSASRPLSLLPLMAAYMACTMSMMAFVSLIGPISRVLHLETWHAGVAVTVAGVIWVLLARPWGQASDRYGRRRVLLVGIAGFTLAYWALCLFIDVSLRTLPSVAVAFAGLVLGRGLIGAFYAAVPVGGFALVADHFEPQHRARAMATLGAANAVGLVVGPAAAALLARHSLSLPFYVMAILPLLALVVMYRQLPRQELHLAQTPGRVRLNDPRLARPMVVAFVAMLCVTLAQITVSFYAMDRLQMNSADAAQTAGIALTMVGVALICAQLVVRKLEWAPLRMIRAGALLSAVGYAGAMLADSAWSLWLAFFVSAAGMGGIFPSFSALAANSVQASEQGATAGSIGAAQGLGAVVGPMAGTLIYAMEPRLPYLLAAVLLALVALWPYPPKQS from the coding sequence ATGCCCACCCCCTCGGCCTCCAGGCCCCTCTCGCTCTTGCCGCTGATGGCGGCCTACATGGCCTGCACCATGTCGATGATGGCCTTCGTCTCGCTGATCGGCCCGATCTCTCGGGTACTGCATCTGGAAACCTGGCATGCCGGTGTGGCAGTGACCGTGGCCGGGGTGATCTGGGTGCTGCTGGCGCGCCCCTGGGGCCAGGCCAGCGATCGCTATGGCCGCCGCCGGGTGTTGCTGGTCGGGATCGCCGGCTTCACCCTGGCTTACTGGGCCCTGTGCCTGTTCATCGATGTATCCCTGCGGACCTTGCCCAGTGTCGCCGTGGCCTTCGCCGGCCTGGTACTGGGCCGTGGCTTGATCGGCGCCTTCTACGCGGCAGTGCCGGTGGGCGGATTCGCCCTGGTGGCCGACCACTTCGAACCCCAGCATCGGGCCCGGGCCATGGCCACCCTGGGTGCAGCCAACGCCGTGGGCCTGGTGGTAGGGCCGGCCGCTGCCGCGCTGCTGGCCCGGCACAGCCTGAGCCTGCCCTTCTACGTCATGGCTATCCTGCCGCTGCTGGCGCTGGTGGTGATGTACCGGCAACTGCCCCGCCAGGAGTTGCACCTGGCCCAGACGCCTGGCCGGGTTCGCCTGAACGATCCGCGGCTGGCCCGGCCAATGGTGGTGGCCTTCGTCGCCATGCTCTGCGTGACGCTGGCCCAGATCACCGTGAGCTTCTATGCCATGGACCGGCTGCAGATGAACTCCGCCGATGCGGCGCAGACCGCCGGGATCGCCCTGACCATGGTCGGTGTGGCCCTGATCTGCGCCCAACTGGTGGTGCGCAAGCTGGAATGGGCGCCACTGCGGATGATCCGCGCCGGCGCCCTGCTTTCAGCCGTGGGTTATGCCGGGGCGATGCTGGCGGACAGCGCCTGGAGCCTGTGGCTGGCGTTCTTCGTCTCGGCGGCGGGCATGGGCGGGATATTCCCGTCGTTCTCGGCCCTGGCGGCCAATTCGGTGCAAGCCTCGGAGCAAGGCGCCACGGCCGGCAGCATCGGCGCAGCCCAGGGCCTGGGGGCGGTGGTCGGGCCAATGGCCGGCACCTTGATCTACGCCATGGAGCCACGCCTGCCCTATCTGCTGGCGGCAGTGCTACTGGCGTTGGTGGCGCTGTGGCCTTACCCACCCAAGCAAAGCTGA
- the efeO gene encoding iron uptake system protein EfeO: MKKSPLAVLLTLGLLHAPLSALAAPAPLELVGPISDYKIYVTEQLDELASHTQQFTDAVKQGDLAKARQLYAPTRVYYESIEPIAELFSDLDASIDSRVDDHEQGVKAEDFTGFHRLEYSLFSENSTQGLGDLADRLNKDVKDLQARVAGLTFPPEKVVGGAAALLEEVAATKISGEEDRYSHTDLYDFQGNIDGAKKIVDLFRPQIEKQDKAFVAKVDKNFATVNKILAKYKTADGGFMTYDKVKENDRKALVGPVNTLAEDLSTLRGKLGLN, from the coding sequence ATGAAAAAGTCGCCTCTCGCTGTGTTGCTGACCCTTGGCTTGCTCCACGCTCCGCTGTCGGCCCTGGCCGCCCCCGCGCCCCTGGAGCTGGTGGGGCCGATCTCCGACTACAAGATCTACGTCACTGAACAGCTCGACGAACTGGCCAGCCATACCCAGCAATTCACCGATGCGGTGAAACAGGGCGACTTGGCCAAGGCCCGGCAGCTCTATGCGCCGACCCGGGTCTACTACGAGTCGATCGAGCCGATCGCCGAGCTGTTCAGCGACCTGGATGCCTCTATCGACTCCCGCGTCGACGACCATGAACAAGGGGTCAAGGCCGAGGACTTCACTGGCTTCCACCGCCTGGAGTACTCGTTGTTTTCAGAGAACAGCACCCAGGGCCTGGGCGACCTGGCCGACCGCCTGAACAAGGACGTCAAGGACCTGCAGGCGCGCGTCGCCGGCTTGACCTTCCCACCGGAAAAAGTGGTCGGCGGGGCCGCTGCCCTGCTCGAGGAAGTCGCTGCGACCAAGATCTCCGGTGAAGAAGATCGCTACAGCCACACCGACCTCTACGACTTCCAGGGCAACATCGACGGGGCGAAGAAAATCGTCGATCTGTTCCGTCCGCAGATCGAGAAGCAGGACAAGGCCTTTGTCGCCAAGGTGGACAAGAACTTCGCCACCGTGAACAAGATCCTGGCCAAGTACAAGACTGCGGACGGTGGCTTCATGACCTACGACAAGGTCAAGGAGAACGACCGCAAGGCCCTGGTGGGCCCGGTCAACACCCTGGCCGAGGACCTCTCCACCCTGCGCGGCAAGCTGGGCCTGAACTGA
- the efeB gene encoding iron uptake transporter deferrochelatase/peroxidase subunit, which translates to MNDSDQSNPSFSAQRRRVLLGMGAASVALAGSSLASPALAGQAPPQVTVAPSSDKTQERNDFHGQHQSGIVTARPTAGMMVAFDVLASDREDLERLFRTLNERIAFLMQGGPVTQVDAKLPPLDSGILGPVVTPDNLTITVSVGESLFDERFGLAEAKPKRLVRMVGFPNDALEPACCHGDLSLQFCSNTADTNIHALRDIVKNLPDLLLVRWKQEGSVPPQAPAKPGEPAQSARNFLGFRDGSANPDSNDQKAMQQIVWVQPGSDEPAWATHGSYQAVRIIRNFVERWDRTPLQEQESILGRIKASGAPMDGHHESQVPDYAKDPHGKVTKLDAHIRLANPRTAKTQQNLILRRPFNYSNGVNKNGQLDMGLLFICYQADLEKGFITVQTRLNGEPLEEYLKPTGGGYFFTLPGVTGDQDFIGRSLLAATAAKANA; encoded by the coding sequence ATGAACGATTCAGATCAGTCCAATCCGTCATTTTCCGCCCAACGCCGACGTGTCTTGCTGGGCATGGGCGCCGCCAGCGTCGCCCTGGCCGGCAGCAGCCTGGCGAGCCCGGCCCTGGCCGGACAAGCACCGCCCCAAGTGACCGTGGCCCCCAGCAGCGACAAGACCCAGGAACGCAACGACTTCCACGGCCAGCACCAGAGCGGAATCGTCACTGCGCGCCCCACCGCAGGAATGATGGTGGCGTTCGATGTGCTGGCCAGCGACCGCGAGGACCTGGAGCGCCTGTTCCGCACCCTCAACGAACGCATCGCCTTCCTCATGCAGGGCGGCCCCGTGACCCAGGTCGACGCAAAACTGCCGCCACTGGACTCCGGCATCCTCGGTCCGGTGGTCACCCCGGACAACCTGACCATCACCGTCTCGGTGGGCGAGTCACTGTTCGACGAACGCTTCGGCCTGGCCGAAGCCAAGCCCAAGCGCCTGGTACGCATGGTGGGCTTTCCCAACGACGCCCTGGAACCGGCCTGCTGCCATGGCGACCTGAGCCTGCAGTTCTGTTCCAACACCGCCGACACCAATATCCATGCCCTGCGCGACATCGTGAAGAACCTGCCCGACCTGCTGCTGGTGCGCTGGAAACAGGAAGGCAGCGTACCGCCCCAGGCCCCGGCCAAGCCGGGCGAACCGGCACAGAGCGCGCGCAACTTCCTGGGCTTTCGCGATGGCTCGGCCAACCCCGATTCCAACGACCAGAAGGCCATGCAGCAGATCGTCTGGGTCCAGCCTGGCAGCGACGAGCCGGCCTGGGCCACCCACGGCAGCTACCAGGCGGTGCGCATCATCCGTAACTTCGTCGAACGCTGGGACCGTACCCCACTGCAGGAACAGGAAAGCATCCTGGGCCGGATCAAGGCCAGCGGCGCCCCCATGGACGGCCATCACGAAAGCCAGGTTCCCGACTACGCCAAGGACCCCCACGGCAAGGTGACCAAGCTCGATGCCCACATCCGCCTGGCCAACCCGCGCACCGCCAAGACCCAGCAGAACCTGATCCTGCGCCGGCCGTTCAACTATTCCAATGGCGTGAACAAGAACGGCCAGTTGGACATGGGCCTGTTGTTCATCTGCTACCAGGCGGACCTGGAGAAAGGCTTCATCACCGTGCAGACCCGACTCAACGGCGAACCCCTGGAGGAGTACCTCAAGCCCACTGGCGGCGGTTATTTCTTCACCCTGCCGGGGGTCACGGGCGACCAGGACTTCATCGGTCGCTCGCTGCTCGCCGCCACGGCTGCCAAGGCCAATGCCTGA
- the efeO gene encoding iron uptake system protein EfeO — MTQQASPQASPPRALRWAVAGSVIVMIAAGGLFYYASQLAASKRQAHQGEITVTIHPHSCEPNALTVPAGRASFRIVNRSERAVEWEILDGVLVVEERENIAPGLSQVINANLQPGDYAITCGLLSNPRGTLHVTPTAESEAQAKARPSMVAFIGPLSEFRVYLSTQGSALVKAVAALQQAIEAGDLKQAQALYVPARAAYQRLAPAAQRLAELDNAINARADYFEKREQDPGFGGFHRLEYGLFQQRDLAGLAPVAQALSKDVGNLKEQLLAQALPPEQLVSIVARNMHSLADLRASSGEEERYSHSDLGGFAANLETTRKVIDLLRPLLAKSAAQVLPPVDNAATALAARLDSLRDGFGYLGYDQVSGEQRKEIADKAKTLADALDGIDPALGLSGL; from the coding sequence ATGACCCAGCAAGCCTCTCCCCAGGCCTCGCCGCCCCGCGCTCTGCGTTGGGCGGTCGCCGGCTCGGTGATCGTGATGATCGCCGCCGGCGGGCTGTTCTACTACGCCTCGCAACTGGCGGCCAGCAAGCGCCAGGCCCACCAGGGCGAGATCACCGTGACCATCCACCCCCACAGCTGCGAGCCCAATGCGCTTACCGTGCCCGCCGGCCGCGCCAGCTTTCGCATCGTCAACCGCTCTGAGCGCGCCGTGGAGTGGGAAATCCTCGATGGCGTGCTGGTGGTCGAGGAACGGGAAAACATCGCCCCGGGCCTGAGCCAGGTGATCAACGCCAACCTGCAGCCCGGGGACTACGCCATCACCTGCGGCCTGTTGAGCAACCCCAGGGGGACCCTGCATGTCACCCCGACCGCCGAGTCCGAGGCCCAGGCCAAGGCACGGCCATCGATGGTGGCCTTTATCGGTCCCCTATCAGAGTTCCGCGTCTACCTGAGCACCCAGGGCAGTGCCCTGGTCAAGGCCGTCGCGGCCTTGCAGCAGGCCATCGAAGCTGGCGACCTGAAGCAGGCCCAAGCTCTGTACGTGCCCGCCCGCGCCGCCTATCAACGCCTGGCCCCGGCCGCGCAGCGCCTGGCCGAGCTGGACAATGCGATCAACGCCCGTGCCGATTACTTCGAAAAGCGTGAACAGGACCCCGGTTTCGGCGGTTTCCATCGCCTGGAGTACGGCCTGTTCCAGCAACGTGACCTGGCAGGCCTGGCGCCAGTGGCCCAAGCCTTGTCCAAGGATGTCGGCAACCTCAAGGAACAGTTGCTGGCCCAGGCCCTGCCGCCCGAACAACTGGTGAGCATCGTGGCGCGCAACATGCACAGCCTCGCCGACCTGCGTGCCAGCAGCGGTGAAGAGGAGCGCTATAGCCACAGCGACCTGGGCGGTTTTGCCGCCAACCTGGAAACCACACGCAAGGTCATCGACCTGCTGCGACCGCTACTGGCCAAGTCGGCGGCCCAGGTGCTGCCACCGGTGGACAACGCCGCCACCGCCCTGGCCGCACGCCTGGATAGCCTGCGCGACGGCTTCGGCTACCTGGGCTACGACCAGGTCAGTGGCGAGCAACGCAAGGAGATCGCCGACAAGGCCAAGACCCTGGCCGACGCCCTGGACGGCATCGATCCCGCATTGGGCCTCTCCGGCCTGTAA
- the efeU gene encoding iron uptake transporter permease EfeU yields MLVPFLIMLREGIEAALIVGIIASYLQQTGRGQWMPAVWIGVFLAAALALLVGGGLELMSAEFPQKQQELFEGIVGLVAVGILSSMVFWMRKVARSIKHSLQASLDQALAGSRHQVIALVAMVFFAVAREGLETVFFLLAVFQQSEGPGAPIGALLGLVTAIIVGFLIYTGSMRLNLAVFFRWTGLFILVVAAGILANSVQALHEAGLWNHLQTVLFDFSASLPMDGPLGSVLAGMFGYQDAPTISTLGAYVLYLAVTLVLFFLPGAAPAKAPGPSSSVSSQ; encoded by the coding sequence ATGCTCGTTCCATTTCTGATCATGCTGCGCGAAGGGATCGAAGCCGCGCTCATCGTTGGCATCATCGCCAGCTACCTGCAACAGACAGGCCGCGGCCAGTGGATGCCAGCGGTGTGGATCGGCGTCTTTCTCGCGGCTGCCCTGGCCCTGCTGGTCGGTGGCGGCCTGGAACTGATGAGCGCCGAGTTCCCGCAGAAGCAACAAGAACTGTTCGAAGGCATCGTCGGCCTGGTGGCCGTGGGCATCCTCAGCTCCATGGTGTTCTGGATGCGCAAGGTCGCACGTTCCATCAAGCACTCCCTGCAAGCCTCCCTGGACCAGGCCCTGGCCGGCTCCCGGCACCAGGTGATCGCCCTGGTCGCCATGGTGTTCTTCGCCGTCGCCCGGGAGGGCCTGGAGACCGTGTTCTTCCTGTTGGCGGTGTTCCAACAGAGTGAAGGCCCGGGCGCGCCCATCGGTGCATTGCTGGGGTTGGTGACGGCCATTATCGTCGGCTTCCTGATCTACACCGGCAGCATGCGCCTGAACCTTGCGGTGTTCTTCCGCTGGACCGGGCTGTTCATCCTGGTGGTAGCCGCCGGCATCCTGGCCAACTCGGTACAGGCACTGCATGAAGCCGGGCTGTGGAACCACCTGCAGACCGTGCTCTTCGACTTCAGCGCCAGCCTGCCCATGGACGGCCCGCTGGGCTCGGTGCTGGCCGGCATGTTCGGCTACCAGGACGCCCCCACCATCAGCACCCTGGGCGCCTATGTGCTGTACCTGGCCGTGACCCTGGTGCTGTTCTTCCTGCCCGGCGCCGCGCCTGCCAAGGCGCCCGGCCCATCGTCTTCCGTTTCCAGTCAGTAA
- a CDS encoding glycosyltransferase, which yields MSPTATTKVLIIGYVWPEPRSSAAGGHMMQILQCFLDQGWELTFSSPANPGEHKEDLVALGIRECPIELNNASFDRFVAELAPDIVLFDQFMMEEQFGWRVEQHCPNALRVLETSDLQCLRHARHQRLKDHLKHASAEDDFSPLFAQAQQDEFQHMAETDLAKREIAAIYRCDLSLMISEVEIELLVEQFRLPPTLLHWCPLMLERLPEGFAPFEQRAHFLSIGNFRHAPNWDAVLWMKNRVWPLIRQQLPGAQLHLYGAYTPPKAAALHNPAQGFHIMNWAEDALQVMSAARICLAPLRFGAGIKGKLLDAMLCGTPSVTTPIGSESMTVPDLPWPGAVEESATALAAAAVRLYQDQAQWSDAQAAGSQLLAARYRQQVHGPALIQRLQHCRQHLAQERRDNFTGSMLRHHHHKSTQYMAQWIEAKNRP from the coding sequence ATGAGCCCTACCGCCACGACCAAAGTCCTGATCATTGGTTACGTGTGGCCCGAGCCGCGCTCTTCGGCCGCCGGCGGGCACATGATGCAGATCCTGCAATGTTTTCTCGACCAGGGCTGGGAGTTGACCTTCAGCAGCCCGGCCAATCCTGGTGAACACAAGGAAGACCTCGTTGCCCTGGGGATTCGTGAATGCCCGATCGAGCTGAACAACGCCAGCTTCGACCGCTTCGTCGCCGAACTGGCGCCGGATATCGTGCTCTTCGACCAGTTCATGATGGAGGAGCAGTTCGGCTGGCGCGTGGAGCAACACTGTCCCAATGCCTTGCGGGTCCTGGAGACTTCTGACCTGCAGTGCCTGCGCCATGCGCGGCACCAACGGCTCAAGGACCATCTCAAGCACGCGAGCGCAGAAGACGATTTCAGCCCGCTGTTTGCCCAGGCGCAGCAGGACGAGTTCCAGCACATGGCCGAGACCGACCTGGCCAAGCGCGAGATCGCCGCCATCTATCGTTGCGACCTGAGCCTGATGATCTCCGAAGTGGAGATCGAGCTACTGGTGGAACAGTTCCGCCTGCCACCGACGCTGCTGCACTGGTGCCCGTTGATGCTGGAACGACTGCCGGAGGGTTTCGCGCCGTTCGAGCAACGGGCGCACTTTCTCAGCATCGGCAACTTCCGCCACGCACCGAACTGGGATGCGGTGCTGTGGATGAAGAACCGCGTATGGCCCTTGATCCGCCAGCAATTACCCGGCGCGCAACTGCACCTGTATGGCGCCTATACCCCGCCCAAGGCAGCGGCGCTGCATAACCCGGCCCAAGGCTTCCATATCATGAACTGGGCCGAGGACGCGTTGCAGGTGATGAGCGCCGCGCGCATCTGCCTGGCACCACTGCGCTTCGGCGCGGGCATCAAGGGCAAGCTGCTGGACGCCATGCTCTGTGGCACGCCAAGCGTGACCACCCCCATAGGCAGCGAATCGATGACCGTGCCCGACCTGCCATGGCCCGGCGCCGTGGAGGAGTCCGCCACCGCCCTGGCCGCAGCGGCAGTGCGCCTGTATCAGGACCAGGCCCAGTGGTCCGACGCCCAGGCCGCGGGCAGCCAGTTACTGGCAGCACGCTACCGCCAGCAGGTCCATGGCCCGGCGTTGATCCAGCGCCTGCAACACTGCCGCCAACACCTGGCCCAGGAACGCCGGGACAACTTCACCGGCAGCATGCTGCGCCACCATCACCACAAGAGCACCCAATACATGGCGCAATGGATCGAGGCGAAGAACCGTCCCTGA
- a CDS encoding response regulator encodes MPASVPTILVVEDDAIVRMLIVDVLEELEFAVQEADGSEAALGLLQDLARPIDLLMTDVGLPGMNGRELAEHARQLRPHLPILFASGYAESIEVPPGMSVIGKPFSIDQLRDKVRGILG; translated from the coding sequence ATGCCCGCCAGCGTTCCAACCATCCTAGTCGTCGAAGACGATGCCATCGTGCGCATGCTGATCGTCGATGTCCTCGAAGAACTGGAGTTCGCGGTCCAGGAAGCCGACGGCAGTGAGGCGGCCCTGGGCCTGTTGCAGGACCTGGCACGCCCCATCGACCTGCTGATGACCGATGTTGGCCTGCCCGGCATGAACGGCCGCGAACTGGCCGAGCATGCGCGCCAACTGCGCCCGCACCTGCCGATCCTGTTCGCCAGCGGCTATGCCGAATCCATCGAGGTGCCGCCGGGCATGTCGGTGATCGGCAAACCATTCTCCATCGATCAACTGCGGGACAAGGTGCGCGGCATCCTCGGCTGA
- a CDS encoding response regulator, with amino-acid sequence MIRPSSVDEQSFRKLLTRNVSLPLGVGVLSAVFFVALITYLLSVIQWVQHTDRVINNLNEAARLTIDLETGMRGFLITGDEHFLDPYEVAKPRILTELRGLQELVADNPQQVDRLKRMEALQTEWNNYAHGMIELRRQNGDYREAVRAGRGKRLTDEVRKEFDDAVASEQQLRQERNDNVSRTTILSVTLYLLFVVGISGLLAYVGRRDLLALSRSYSENLEAELRGARSLERQAWLRTGQTELAEQMLGQLTLNLLGRNILQFCAQYLGTPVAALYVREEHGALKRVASYGFSREQEEQGQSLYGDEGLVGQAAQHKRLIRLDDVPQDYFKVSSGLGEGAPRSVLVVPTRDDDRVNGVIELGFLRALSERDIELLELIAGNIGTSIEAARYRQRLQEVLAETQQLNEELQVQQEELKTANEELEEQSRILKESQAHLETQQVELEQTNEQLSEQALALAEQRDAMDRKNSELNEAQIQLEERAEELQRSSKYKSEFLANMSHELRTPLNSSLILAKLLAENPQENLSDEQVKFAESIYSAGNDLLNLINDILDISKVEAGKLEVRPENTSVSRLVDGLRSLFQPLTADKGLEFKVELQPGAPQTLFTDRQRVEQVLKNLLSNAVKFTEQGQVGLVVSAHPGSGIAFAVQDSGIGIAQDQHESIFEAFHQADGTTNRRYGGTGLGLSISRDLANLMGGTISVSSEPGRGSVFTLVLPERYSDALSAASTVLAPVAPAVLPQPSNPVVAEAAMAVVEIPRFADDRDKAPFKSRCILVVEDEANFAHILFDLAHELGYHCLVAHGADEGFSLATQFVPDAILLDMRLPDHSGLTVLQRLKEHPQTRHIPVHVISVEDRVEAAMHMGAVGYAVKPTTREELKDVFARLEAKLTQKVKRVLLVEDDDLQRDSIARLIGDDDIEITAVGLAQDALELLRKNVYDCMVIDLKLPDMLGNDLLKRMSTEDICSFPPVIVYTGRNLTRDEEAELRKYSRSIIIKGARSPERLLDEVTLFLHKVESQLSHERQKMLKTARSRDKVFEGRKVLLVDDDVRNIFALTSALEHKGAVVVIGRNGLEAIARLNEVEDIDLVLMDVMMPEMDGFEATAQIRKDPRWRKLPIIAVTAKAMKDDQERCLQAGANDYLAKPIDLDRLFSLIRVWLPKMERI; translated from the coding sequence ATGATTCGTCCGTCCTCGGTTGATGAACAGAGTTTTCGCAAGCTGCTGACACGTAACGTCAGCCTGCCCCTTGGCGTGGGCGTACTCAGTGCAGTGTTTTTCGTGGCCCTGATCACCTATCTGCTGTCGGTGATCCAGTGGGTGCAACACACCGATCGGGTGATCAACAACCTTAATGAAGCCGCACGCCTGACCATCGACCTGGAAACCGGCATGCGCGGTTTCCTGATCACCGGCGACGAGCATTTCCTCGATCCCTATGAAGTGGCCAAGCCCCGCATCCTTACTGAATTGCGCGGCCTGCAGGAGTTGGTGGCGGACAACCCGCAGCAGGTGGACCGGCTCAAGCGCATGGAAGCCCTGCAGACCGAGTGGAACAACTATGCCCACGGCATGATCGAGTTGCGCCGGCAGAACGGCGACTATCGCGAAGCGGTGCGGGCCGGACGCGGCAAGCGCCTGACCGATGAGGTGCGCAAGGAGTTCGACGATGCTGTGGCCTCGGAGCAGCAACTGCGCCAGGAGCGCAACGACAACGTCAGTCGTACCACGATCTTGAGCGTCACCTTGTACCTGCTGTTCGTCGTGGGCATCAGCGGCTTGCTGGCCTATGTCGGGCGCCGTGACCTGCTCGCCCTGTCGCGCAGCTACAGCGAGAACCTCGAGGCCGAGCTGCGCGGTGCCCGCAGCCTGGAGCGCCAGGCCTGGCTGCGCACCGGCCAGACCGAACTGGCCGAGCAGATGCTGGGACAACTGACCCTGAACCTGCTGGGTCGCAACATCCTGCAGTTCTGCGCCCAGTACCTGGGGACGCCGGTGGCGGCGCTGTATGTGCGCGAGGAGCATGGCGCCCTCAAGCGCGTGGCTTCCTACGGCTTCTCTCGCGAGCAGGAGGAGCAGGGTCAGTCGTTGTATGGCGACGAAGGGCTGGTGGGGCAGGCTGCGCAACACAAGCGCCTGATCCGCCTGGACGATGTGCCACAGGATTATTTCAAGGTCAGCTCCGGCCTTGGCGAGGGGGCTCCGCGCAGCGTGCTGGTGGTGCCAACCCGCGATGACGATCGAGTCAACGGGGTGATCGAGCTGGGCTTCCTGCGCGCCCTGAGCGAGCGCGATATCGAGTTGCTGGAGCTGATCGCCGGCAATATCGGTACTTCCATCGAGGCCGCGCGCTATCGCCAGCGCTTGCAGGAGGTGCTGGCCGAGACCCAGCAGCTCAACGAAGAACTGCAAGTCCAGCAGGAGGAGCTCAAGACCGCCAACGAGGAGCTGGAAGAACAGTCGCGCATTCTCAAGGAGTCCCAGGCACACCTGGAAACCCAGCAGGTGGAGCTGGAGCAGACCAACGAGCAGTTGTCGGAGCAGGCCCTGGCGCTGGCCGAGCAGCGCGACGCCATGGACCGCAAGAACAGCGAACTCAACGAGGCGCAGATCCAGCTCGAAGAGCGTGCCGAGGAATTGCAGCGTTCGAGCAAGTACAAGTCCGAGTTCCTGGCCAATATGTCCCACGAGCTGCGCACGCCACTCAACAGCTCGCTGATCCTGGCCAAGTTGCTGGCCGAGAACCCCCAGGAAAACCTCAGCGACGAACAGGTCAAGTTCGCCGAGTCGATCTATTCCGCCGGCAACGACCTGCTGAACCTGATCAACGACATCCTGGATATTTCCAAGGTCGAGGCCGGCAAGCTCGAAGTCCGTCCGGAGAACACCAGCGTCTCGCGCCTGGTGGATGGGCTGCGCAGCCTGTTCCAGCCGCTGACGGCGGACAAGGGCCTGGAATTCAAGGTGGAGCTGCAACCAGGCGCACCGCAGACGCTGTTCACCGATCGCCAGCGGGTCGAGCAGGTGCTCAAGAACCTGCTGTCCAATGCGGTCAAGTTCACCGAGCAGGGACAGGTTGGCCTGGTGGTGTCGGCTCATCCAGGTTCGGGCATCGCTTTTGCGGTGCAGGATTCCGGGATCGGTATCGCCCAGGACCAGCATGAAAGCATCTTCGAGGCGTTCCACCAGGCTGATGGCACCACCAACCGGCGCTATGGCGGCACTGGCCTGGGGCTGTCCATTTCCCGGGACCTGGCCAACCTGATGGGGGGCACGATCAGCGTCAGCAGCGAACCGGGCCGGGGCAGTGTCTTTACCCTGGTACTGCCGGAGCGATACAGCGATGCCTTGTCTGCCGCGTCGACCGTCCTCGCGCCGGTGGCGCCTGCGGTACTGCCCCAGCCGTCCAACCCGGTGGTTGCCGAGGCTGCGATGGCGGTGGTGGAGATCCCTCGTTTCGCCGACGATCGGGACAAGGCGCCCTTCAAGAGCCGTTGCATCCTGGTGGTGGAGGACGAAGCCAACTTTGCGCATATCCTCTTCGACCTGGCCCATGAGCTGGGTTATCACTGCCTGGTGGCCCATGGCGCCGACGAAGGTTTCAGCCTGGCGACCCAGTTCGTTCCCGATGCAATCCTCCTGGACATGCGCTTGCCCGATCACTCCGGCCTGACGGTGTTGCAACGGCTCAAGGAGCACCCGCAGACCCGGCATATCCCGGTGCATGTGATCTCGGTGGAAGACCGGGTCGAGGCGGCGATGCACATGGGCGCCGTGGGCTATGCGGTCAAGCCCACGACCCGCGAGGAGCTCAAGGACGTCTTCGCCCGCCTGGAGGCCAAGTTGACGCAGAAGGTCAAGCGCGTGCTGCTGGTGGAGGACGACGACCTGCAGCGCGACAGCATCGCCCGGCTGATCGGCGACGATGACATCGAGATCACCGCCGTGGGCCTGGCCCAGGATGCCCTGGAGCTGCTGCGCAAGAATGTCTACGACTGCATGGTCATCGACCTCAAGCTGCCGGACATGCTGGGCAACGACCTGCTCAAGCGCATGTCCACCGAAGACATCTGCTCGTTTCCACCGGTGATCGTCTACACCGGGCGCAACCTGACCCGCGACGAGGAGGCCGAGCTGCGCAAGTATTCGCGCTCGATCATCATCAAGGGCGCCCGTTCGCCAGAGCGCCTGCTGGATGAAGTGACGCTTTTTCTGCACAAAGTCGAATCCCAGTTGTCCCATGAGCGGCAGAAGATGCTCAAGACCGCCCGCAGCCGCGACAAGGTCTTCGAGGGACGCAAGGTCCTCCTGGTGGATGACGATGTGCGTAATATCTTCGCCTTGACCAGCGCTCTGGAACACAAGGGCGCCGTGGTGGTGATCGGGCGTAACGGCCTGGAAGCCATTGCCAGACTCAACGAAGTCGAGGATATCGATTTGGTGCTGATGGACGTGATGATGCCGGAGATGGACGGTTTCGAAGCCACGGCGCAGATCCGCAAGGATCCGCGCTGGCGCAAGCTGCCGATCATCGCGGTGACGGCCAAGGCCATGAAGGACGACCAGGAGCGCTGCCTGCAGGCCGGCGCCAACGACTACCTGGCCAAGCCCATCGATCTCGACCGGTTGTTCTCACTTATCCGCGTGTGGCTACCCAAGATGGAAAGAATTTAG